One Streptomyces sp. R28 DNA window includes the following coding sequences:
- a CDS encoding SpoIIE family protein phosphatase yields the protein MANRFARFQHLPVKRLISKSTRSVAGQVLVFQVALVVLLVACGVFALILQSERDTSAEAKRRSTAVAQTFAHSPGVLAALQAPDPSKILQPLTEAARRAAGVDFIVVMDTEGIRYTHPLPDRIGKRFVGEIGPSLAGKVYVESVNGPLGREVQATVPIENDDSEVVALVSAGMKVKNVESQLARQLPIILGAGAGALALSTGVTALVGRRLRRQTHSLGPDEMTLMYEHHDTVLHSVREGVLIVAADGRLILANDEARRLLELPPDVEGRLVSELPGLDPETRELLTSGREATDEVHLAGERLLAVNQRPTDREGGPEGTVVTLRDSTELQSVTGRAEVARERLRLLYDAGLRIGTTLDVLRTADELARVPIPRFADFVTVDLADAVLRGEEPAPTATDMRRAAVCGVRDDNPLSEQGRLFDYLPSTPQARGYGSGRSQLVSDLPSATGWRVQDPERAKAIIDYGIHSLITAPIQARGVVLGMANFWRAQQHERFNEEDLSLAEELVARAAISIDNARRYTREHTLAVTLQRSLLPQAMPEQNALDIAYRYLPAQSGVGGDWFDVIPLPGSRVALAVGDVVGHGLHAAATMGRLRTAVHNFSALDLPPDELLSHLDDLVGSIDQNEAAESAAGVVGATCLYGIYDPVTRRYVMARAGHLAPALVQPDGTVTFPDVPAGPPLGLGGLPFQTAELCLEEGTQLVLYTDGLIEDRRRDLDVGMELLRDALAGHPGRAPEETCQDVLDSLLPERPKDDVALLVARTRELPPDRIADWDVPPDPAEVAGMRDAVSRRLGAWGLSEFGFTMELILSELITNAIRYGAGPIHVRLIRDRTLICEVADGSSTSPHLRYAATTDEGGRGLFLVSQMAERWGTRYTPQGKVIWAEQALPEVLQQPAPTPADADTPPDEGGADPKTPT from the coding sequence ATGGCGAATCGTTTCGCCCGCTTTCAGCACCTACCGGTCAAGCGTCTGATCAGCAAGAGCACGCGAAGCGTGGCCGGGCAGGTGTTGGTCTTCCAGGTGGCTCTGGTAGTGCTGCTCGTAGCCTGCGGCGTCTTCGCTCTCATCCTGCAGTCGGAGCGGGACACCAGCGCCGAGGCCAAGCGCCGCTCCACGGCCGTGGCACAGACCTTCGCGCACTCACCAGGCGTTCTGGCGGCATTGCAGGCCCCGGATCCGAGCAAGATTCTCCAGCCGCTCACCGAGGCGGCACGCCGGGCCGCCGGCGTCGACTTCATCGTGGTCATGGACACCGAGGGCATCCGGTACACGCACCCCTTGCCCGACCGGATCGGCAAGCGGTTCGTGGGCGAGATCGGGCCGTCGCTGGCCGGGAAGGTCTACGTGGAGAGCGTCAACGGCCCGCTCGGCCGCGAGGTGCAGGCCACGGTCCCGATCGAGAACGACGACAGCGAGGTGGTGGCGCTCGTCTCGGCCGGGATGAAGGTCAAGAACGTCGAGAGTCAGTTGGCCCGGCAACTACCGATCATCCTGGGCGCCGGGGCCGGAGCGCTCGCGTTGTCCACCGGTGTGACCGCACTGGTGGGCAGGCGGCTGCGAAGGCAGACACACAGCCTGGGCCCGGACGAGATGACGCTGATGTACGAGCACCACGACACGGTGCTCCACTCCGTTCGGGAAGGTGTACTGATCGTGGCCGCCGACGGGCGGCTGATACTGGCGAACGACGAGGCCAGACGACTGCTGGAGCTGCCCCCGGACGTCGAGGGACGGCTCGTCTCGGAACTGCCCGGCCTCGATCCCGAGACGCGGGAGCTGCTCACCTCCGGGCGCGAGGCCACCGACGAGGTGCACCTCGCGGGAGAGCGGCTGCTCGCGGTCAACCAACGGCCCACGGATCGCGAGGGAGGCCCCGAGGGAACGGTGGTGACGCTACGCGACTCCACCGAGCTGCAGTCGGTGACCGGCAGGGCGGAGGTGGCACGGGAGCGGCTCAGGCTGCTGTACGACGCCGGACTCCGCATCGGTACCACCCTGGACGTGCTGCGCACCGCCGACGAGTTGGCGCGGGTCCCCATTCCTCGCTTCGCGGACTTCGTCACGGTGGACCTGGCCGACGCTGTCCTGCGCGGCGAGGAGCCGGCCCCCACGGCGACGGACATGCGACGCGCGGCCGTGTGCGGCGTCCGGGACGACAATCCGCTCTCCGAACAGGGCCGGCTTTTCGACTATCTTCCCTCCACGCCCCAGGCGCGCGGCTACGGCAGCGGCCGCTCCCAGCTGGTGAGCGACCTGCCGAGCGCCACGGGCTGGCGCGTGCAGGACCCGGAGCGCGCCAAGGCGATCATTGACTACGGCATCCATTCCCTCATCACCGCCCCCATCCAGGCCCGTGGCGTCGTGCTGGGCATGGCCAACTTCTGGCGCGCGCAACAGCATGAACGCTTCAACGAGGAGGACCTGTCGCTGGCGGAGGAGCTGGTGGCCCGCGCCGCGATCAGCATCGACAACGCCCGCCGCTACACCCGCGAACACACCCTGGCAGTCACCCTCCAGCGCAGCCTGCTGCCGCAGGCCATGCCCGAGCAGAACGCCCTCGACATCGCCTACCGCTACCTCCCCGCCCAGTCGGGCGTGGGCGGAGACTGGTTCGACGTGATTCCTCTGCCGGGGAGCCGGGTGGCGCTGGCCGTCGGCGACGTGGTCGGCCACGGCCTGCACGCCGCCGCCACGATGGGACGGCTGCGGACCGCGGTGCACAACTTCTCCGCCCTCGATCTGCCACCCGACGAGCTGCTGAGCCATCTGGACGACCTGGTCGGGAGCATCGACCAGAACGAGGCGGCAGAGAGCGCGGCGGGTGTCGTGGGCGCCACCTGCCTGTACGGGATCTACGACCCCGTCACGCGCCGCTACGTCATGGCGCGTGCCGGACATCTGGCGCCCGCGCTGGTCCAGCCCGACGGAACCGTCACCTTCCCGGACGTACCGGCCGGTCCGCCCCTGGGCCTCGGCGGCCTGCCGTTCCAGACCGCGGAGCTGTGCCTCGAGGAGGGAACCCAGCTCGTCCTGTATACCGACGGCCTCATCGAGGACCGCAGGCGCGACCTGGACGTGGGAATGGAACTGCTGCGCGATGCGCTCGCAGGCCACCCCGGGCGGGCGCCCGAGGAGACCTGCCAGGACGTGCTGGACAGTCTGCTCCCCGAGCGTCCCAAGGACGACGTCGCCCTGCTCGTCGCCCGCACGCGGGAACTGCCGCCCGACCGGATCGCCGACTGGGATGTACCACCGGACCCGGCCGAGGTCGCGGGCATGCGCGACGCTGTCTCGCGAAGGCTCGGCGCGTGGGGCCTGTCAGAGTTCGGCTTCACCATGGAGCTCATCCTGAGCGAGCTCATCACGAACGCCATCCGCTACGGCGCCGGACCGATCCACGTGCGGCTGATCCGCGACCGTACGCTGATCTGCGAGGTGGCCGACGGCAGCAGCACCTCGCCGCATCTGCGGTACGCCGCGACGACGGACGAGGGAGGCCGGGGCCTGTTCCTGGTGTCGCAGATGGCTGAGCGCTGGGGCACCCGGTACACCCCGCAGGGCAAGGTGATCTGGGCCGAACAGGCCCTGCCCGAGGTCCTCCAGCAGCCCGCCCCGACACCGGCCGACGCGGACACGCCCCCGGACGAAGGGGGAGCCGACCCGAAAACCCCGACGTGA
- a CDS encoding GNAT family N-acetyltransferase, producing MRVSNEAGAPPSVCDAGWRPRSDWRERLERHSLGWVCAWEDGSLIGFVNVVWDGGVHAFILDTVVAQHRQGTGVGAALVAAAAHEARTAKCEWLHVDFEEHLRSFYFDACGFKETTAGLIAL from the coding sequence CTGCGCGTCAGTAATGAGGCGGGGGCGCCACCCAGCGTCTGTGATGCTGGGTGGCGACCACGCTCCGACTGGCGAGAACGACTTGAGCGCCACAGTCTCGGCTGGGTCTGCGCCTGGGAAGACGGCTCACTGATCGGCTTCGTCAATGTGGTCTGGGACGGCGGAGTTCACGCCTTCATCCTGGACACGGTGGTCGCCCAGCATCGCCAGGGGACAGGTGTTGGCGCCGCGTTGGTCGCAGCTGCGGCTCACGAAGCTCGTACCGCGAAGTGTGAATGGCTCCACGTTGACTTCGAGGAGCACCTGCGCTCGTTCTATTTCGATGCCTGCGGCTTCAAGGAGACGACAGCCGGTCTGATTGCCTTGTAA
- a CDS encoding alpha/beta hydrolase, which produces MHFTSEQRLDDGVLEREFTLGEIPGILWTPASAPAPLILLGHPPLGLRKMYPRLVARAQHSAAEGFAAATIELPGSGDRPRWAAAEQARADLRRAMEAGEPVSDEIVDALILPLVEKVVPEWQAALDALLALPEIGGPVGYSGGVISIGIRLAVVEPRIAAAALFAGSFVPRAMFEEARQVTIPLHVLLQWDDEGNDRQAALDLFDAFGSKEKSLHANMGGHTGVPQFAGDVAAQFFTRHLK; this is translated from the coding sequence ATGCACTTCACTTCTGAACAACGCCTCGACGACGGCGTCCTTGAGCGCGAATTCACCCTCGGCGAGATCCCCGGCATCCTGTGGACGCCCGCATCCGCACCGGCGCCGCTGATCCTGCTCGGCCACCCTCCCCTCGGACTGCGCAAGATGTACCCCCGGCTGGTGGCCCGAGCCCAGCACTCTGCAGCGGAGGGTTTCGCCGCGGCCACCATCGAGCTCCCCGGGAGCGGTGACCGTCCCCGGTGGGCCGCCGCCGAGCAGGCCCGCGCAGACCTGCGCCGGGCGATGGAGGCCGGCGAGCCGGTCAGCGACGAGATCGTCGACGCCCTCATCCTCCCGCTGGTCGAGAAGGTGGTCCCGGAATGGCAGGCCGCCCTGGACGCCCTCCTTGCGCTGCCCGAGATCGGCGGCCCGGTCGGGTACTCGGGTGGAGTGATCTCCATCGGCATCCGGTTGGCGGTGGTCGAGCCGCGCATCGCGGCCGCCGCTCTGTTCGCCGGGAGTTTCGTGCCTCGCGCCATGTTCGAGGAGGCTCGCCAGGTCACCATTCCGCTGCACGTCCTGCTGCAGTGGGACGACGAAGGGAACGACCGGCAGGCGGCCCTGGACCTGTTCGACGCCTTCGGCTCCAAGGAGAAGTCCCTGCACGCCAATATGGGCGGGCACACCGGCGTCCCGCAGTTCGCGGGGGACGTCGCGGCCCAGTTCTTCACCCGGCACCTGAAGTGA
- a CDS encoding threonine/serine dehydratase, whose amino-acid sequence MQETRLDTARIRAARRVIDPVFLDTPLYRCEALEPGLGCTVSIKLETANPVRSFKARGTEVVASLLADSDSRAAVCASAGNLGQALAWSGRGRGLDVTVVASRFATAAKLDRIRAMDARLELVDGDHELARERAAAIAQYDGIRLVEDSLDIETCEGAATIGLELLDTAPSFDTVLIALGGGALATGVGHVVKAMAPEVEVICVQPLGAPAMTHSWHRRRVVTTDSTDTIADGVAGRRPIPAVLDDLLLVADDAVLVQESSIIAGMRMLLEHAGLVVEPSAALGVAAILEDRDRFAGRHVVTIVCGSNVDMDAYHRWVGAAPLHRS is encoded by the coding sequence GTGCAGGAGACACGCCTCGACACTGCTCGGATCCGGGCGGCTCGCCGGGTGATCGACCCGGTGTTTCTCGACACTCCGCTCTACCGCTGCGAGGCGCTGGAGCCCGGCCTCGGGTGCACGGTCAGCATCAAACTCGAAACGGCAAACCCGGTCCGCAGCTTCAAGGCCCGCGGCACCGAGGTAGTCGCGAGTCTGCTCGCCGACAGTGACTCGCGAGCCGCGGTGTGCGCCAGCGCGGGCAACCTTGGCCAAGCACTCGCCTGGTCCGGTCGCGGCCGGGGGCTCGATGTCACTGTCGTGGCATCCCGCTTCGCGACCGCGGCCAAGCTTGACCGCATCCGCGCCATGGACGCCAGGTTGGAACTGGTGGACGGCGACCACGAGTTGGCGCGTGAGCGGGCGGCGGCCATCGCGCAGTACGACGGAATCCGGCTGGTCGAAGACAGCCTGGACATCGAGACCTGCGAGGGTGCGGCGACCATCGGCCTGGAACTGCTGGACACCGCGCCGTCGTTCGACACCGTCCTGATCGCTCTCGGCGGCGGGGCGCTGGCCACCGGGGTGGGGCATGTGGTGAAGGCCATGGCGCCCGAAGTCGAGGTGATCTGCGTCCAGCCGCTGGGCGCACCAGCGATGACACACTCGTGGCACAGGCGGCGCGTGGTCACCACCGACTCGACCGACACCATCGCCGACGGCGTCGCCGGCCGACGCCCCATCCCGGCCGTCCTGGACGACCTCCTCCTGGTCGCCGACGACGCCGTCCTGGTCCAGGAGTCGTCGATCATCGCCGGTATGCGGATGCTCCTCGAACACGCCGGTCTCGTCGTCGAACCGTCGGCCGCGCTCGGCGTCGCGGCGATCCTCGAAGACCGTGACCGCTTCGCGGGCCGACACGTGGTCACCATCGTGTGCGGCAGCAACGTCGACATGGACGCCTATCACCGCTGGGTCGGTGCGGCCCCCCTCCACAGATCTTGA
- a CDS encoding potassium channel family protein, with product MKWLVSLVGAGLVMVSMRDLFHTLWHPTRHGGLSRLVMTALWRLARRFRARRRVVGLVGPLAMVTVVGMWAGTVVIGWAIVYWPHMPEAFTFSPGSQAAQEPALLDSLYLSLVTVATLGLGDIAPGEAWLRLVSPLEALVGFALLTATVSWVLEIYPALTRRRVLAIRLALLRDADPTTGQLDSTAGALLLDSLATEVVRVRLDFTQYAEAYYFHDGEDHSSLAAMVGYATALAERGQTARRPEVRLAGDLLAGALADLAAILDQRFLHTGGAPAEVFAAYATAHGRGRAPS from the coding sequence ATGAAGTGGTTGGTCTCGCTGGTCGGTGCCGGGCTCGTCATGGTCAGCATGCGGGACCTGTTCCACACGCTCTGGCACCCCACCCGGCACGGCGGCCTGAGCCGCCTCGTGATGACGGCGCTGTGGCGGCTGGCCCGGCGTTTTCGCGCGCGCAGGCGGGTCGTCGGGCTCGTCGGACCGCTCGCCATGGTGACGGTGGTGGGCATGTGGGCCGGAACCGTCGTCATCGGCTGGGCCATCGTCTACTGGCCGCACATGCCGGAGGCGTTCACGTTCTCCCCCGGTTCCCAGGCGGCACAGGAACCGGCGCTGCTCGACTCCCTGTACCTCTCGCTCGTCACGGTGGCCACTCTGGGCCTGGGAGACATCGCGCCCGGCGAGGCCTGGCTCCGCCTGGTCTCACCGCTGGAGGCTCTCGTCGGCTTCGCCCTGCTGACGGCCACCGTCTCCTGGGTGCTGGAGATCTACCCGGCGCTGACCCGCAGGAGGGTCCTCGCCATCCGGCTGGCGCTGCTGCGCGACGCTGACCCAACGACCGGGCAGCTCGACTCCACCGCAGGAGCCCTGCTACTGGACAGCCTGGCCACCGAAGTGGTGCGCGTCCGCCTCGACTTCACCCAGTACGCCGAGGCGTACTACTTCCATGACGGCGAGGACCACTCGTCACTGGCGGCCATGGTCGGCTACGCCACCGCCCTTGCCGAGCGCGGACAGACAGCGCGACGGCCCGAGGTACGACTGGCCGGTGACCTGCTCGCCGGTGCGCTCGCAGACCTCGCCGCCATCCTTGACCAGCGCTTCCTCCATACGGGAGGAGCACCGGCGGAAGTGTTCGCCGCGTACGCCACCGCCCACGGCCGCGGCCGTGCACCGTCCTGA
- a CDS encoding SpoIIE family protein phosphatase, whose protein sequence is MTSRAAGDAGGWLGAWPVAVVATGNDGTIVRWDDTAQNLLGYTSREVLGRHIVDLLHPGADRSLGRSLWDRAATGSGVTGTVTAWHRDGRPLELEIWAAPLPGRHSGGTPMLMFAADAHAARRIRGSSVVWDGLFTRSPVGIAVLDTQLRFLRANPALEAMNGLPEAAHVGRRLVELFPDVNAADMEQAMRQVLATGRPVLDFRRTGRTPADPGHDRVWSCSYVRLEDPDGRPIGLAATLIDITAQQQAQLAAAAGRRRIALVNEASIKIGTTLDLERTAQELADVAVPALADTVTVDVLDALCTGDDFGSGLVGGARLRRLGKAPLSGSPAADILAPLGHTMTFPATAPYTQTLAAREPFVIARLDAKAIAPAARHTGVPARLLEQGVHSFMMVPLVARGVVLGVAACYRRRATGPFTDDEVALALELAARAAVCVDNARLYHREHETALVLQRSMLPQHITPPPGIEVAHRYLPAGDVNEVGGDWYDVISLADGKAALAIGDVMGHGTAAAAVMGRLSASVRALARLDLDPQQLFHQLEAALDDLAEPMLATFLYVVIDPRSGQCHVTCAGHPPPVAVSPDGIVRLLDVPPDAPLGVGSTSFTTTDIPLAPGSLLVLYTDGLVEARGSDIDDRLAELTNHLAQPAASLDGLCDSLLTHLVPTSADDDIAVLAARLTRTAPASGDCHHYD, encoded by the coding sequence GTGACCAGCCGAGCTGCCGGCGATGCGGGTGGCTGGCTGGGGGCGTGGCCCGTGGCGGTTGTCGCCACTGGCAACGACGGGACGATCGTGCGCTGGGACGACACGGCGCAGAACCTGCTGGGCTATACCTCCCGCGAGGTGCTGGGCCGCCACATCGTGGACCTGCTGCATCCGGGAGCCGACCGGAGCCTGGGCCGTTCCTTGTGGGACCGCGCGGCGACCGGCAGCGGCGTGACGGGCACGGTGACCGCGTGGCACCGTGACGGGCGCCCGCTGGAACTGGAGATCTGGGCGGCGCCGCTCCCCGGCCGCCACAGTGGGGGCACCCCCATGCTGATGTTCGCCGCGGACGCCCATGCCGCGCGTCGCATCCGCGGCTCCTCCGTGGTGTGGGACGGACTGTTCACTCGCTCTCCGGTGGGTATTGCCGTGCTGGACACTCAGCTGCGCTTCTTGAGGGCCAACCCAGCCCTGGAAGCCATGAACGGCCTGCCGGAGGCGGCCCATGTCGGACGGCGCCTCGTCGAGCTGTTCCCCGACGTCAACGCGGCCGACATGGAGCAGGCCATGCGGCAGGTGCTGGCGACAGGCCGGCCTGTACTCGACTTCCGCCGGACAGGGCGTACCCCAGCCGATCCCGGCCATGACCGCGTGTGGTCGTGCTCATACGTACGGTTGGAGGATCCCGACGGTCGGCCGATCGGCCTGGCCGCCACCCTCATCGACATCACCGCCCAGCAGCAGGCGCAGCTCGCCGCCGCCGCGGGCCGACGCCGGATCGCCCTGGTCAACGAAGCCAGTATCAAGATCGGCACGACGCTCGACCTGGAGCGCACTGCCCAGGAACTCGCGGACGTGGCCGTACCTGCCCTCGCCGACACCGTGACCGTTGACGTCCTGGACGCCCTCTGCACCGGGGACGACTTCGGCTCCGGCCTGGTGGGCGGCGCCAGGCTGCGCCGCCTCGGCAAAGCTCCGCTGTCCGGGTCGCCCGCTGCTGACATCCTCGCTCCGCTCGGACACACGATGACCTTCCCGGCGACCGCTCCTTACACCCAGACCCTCGCGGCTCGGGAACCCTTTGTCATCGCCCGCCTGGATGCCAAGGCCATCGCCCCGGCCGCTCGCCACACGGGCGTGCCCGCCCGGCTCCTGGAGCAGGGGGTGCACTCGTTCATGATGGTCCCGCTAGTGGCCCGCGGCGTCGTCCTCGGAGTGGCTGCCTGTTACCGGCGCCGGGCCACGGGGCCCTTCACGGACGATGAAGTCGCCCTCGCCCTGGAGCTGGCGGCGCGGGCCGCGGTGTGCGTGGACAACGCGCGCCTCTACCACCGCGAGCACGAGACCGCGCTCGTCCTGCAGCGCAGCATGCTGCCGCAGCACATCACCCCGCCCCCGGGCATCGAGGTGGCCCACCGCTACCTGCCCGCCGGCGACGTCAACGAAGTCGGGGGCGACTGGTACGACGTCATCTCTCTCGCCGATGGCAAGGCCGCGCTCGCCATCGGTGACGTCATGGGACACGGCACCGCGGCCGCGGCGGTGATGGGGCGGCTGTCTGCCAGTGTTCGGGCCCTGGCCCGGCTCGACCTCGACCCACAGCAGCTGTTCCATCAGCTGGAGGCGGCTCTCGACGACCTCGCCGAGCCGATGCTCGCCACCTTCCTCTACGTCGTCATCGACCCCAGGTCCGGGCAGTGCCACGTCACCTGTGCCGGCCACCCACCGCCGGTTGCCGTCTCTCCCGACGGCATCGTCCGCCTCCTCGACGTGCCGCCCGACGCCCCGCTGGGGGTGGGCAGCACCTCGTTCACCACCACCGACATCCCGCTGGCCCCGGGCAGCCTGCTGGTGCTGTACACCGACGGACTGGTCGAGGCCCGAGGCAGCGACATCGACGATCGCCTCGCCGAGCTGACCAACCACCTCGCACAGCCCGCGGCCTCCCTCGACGGACTGTGCGACAGCCTCCTCACCCACCTCGTGCCGACCTCGGCCGACGACGACATCGCCGTTCTCGCCGCTCGCCTCACCCGCACGGCGCCGGCCAGTGGCGACTGCCACCACTACGACTGA